In Pontibacillus yanchengensis, the following are encoded in one genomic region:
- a CDS encoding YpmA family protein produces MEQKMEVLSTVRVEKSNDLYKIVDSLNRTLKQQDLMFGLALDEHDENTAVFTIYRT; encoded by the coding sequence ATGGAGCAAAAAATGGAAGTCTTATCAACAGTAAGAGTTGAAAAATCAAATGACTTATATAAAATAGTTGATTCTTTGAATCGTACATTAAAACAACAAGACCTTATGTTTGGTCTAGCATTGGATGAGCATGATGAAAACACAGCAGTTTTCACCATCTACAGAACGTAG
- a CDS encoding DUF5590 domain-containing protein, producing MLLLFFLFFYLYIQIIQDKTSTYEDSKQVAMNETPLNTADTVTRYHGASRYDIVAGEGAEGAKGIAFVPVNNKDKGIIYQTVSKATTKKEMLSSWQSSCNECDLLSIQPAIDKDKPLWEITYLDHQNRYVLDYYRMRNGEFYEQLRFKQ from the coding sequence TTGTTATTATTATTTTTTCTTTTCTTTTACCTTTATATACAAATTATACAGGATAAAACAAGTACGTACGAAGATTCAAAACAAGTAGCAATGAATGAAACACCTCTGAATACTGCTGATACAGTTACACGCTACCACGGAGCTTCTCGATATGATATAGTAGCAGGCGAAGGTGCTGAGGGTGCGAAGGGAATTGCATTTGTTCCAGTGAACAATAAAGATAAAGGCATTATTTACCAAACGGTTAGTAAAGCTACTACTAAAAAAGAAATGTTATCTTCCTGGCAATCATCATGTAATGAGTGCGATTTATTATCTATCCAACCTGCCATAGATAAAGATAAGCCTTTATGGGAAATAACGTATCTCGATCATCAAAATCGTTACGTATTAGACTACTACAGAATGAGAAATGGTGAGTTTTACGAACAATTACGATTTAAACAATAA
- a CDS encoding pyridoxal phosphate-dependent aminotransferase: MELAKRVQTLTPSSTLAITAMANALKAEGHDVIGLGAGEPDFNTPENILEAAQKAMYDGHTKYTPSGGIPALKEAIIKKYKVDHQLTYETNQVIVTTGAKHALYTLFQALLDPGEEVIVPAPYWVSYPEQIKLAEGTPVVVKALEENDFKLTPEQVEEAITDRTKAIIINSPSNPTGMLYSKDELEKIGEVCKRHNVFIISDEIYEKLIYGEGTHVSMAQVSEELKNQTIIINGVSKSHAMTGWRIGYALGDEKLIKAMTNLASHSTSNPTTIAQYAALEAYTSPQEKVEEMKTAFSHRLEKLYDWITDIPGVECVKPKGAFYLFPNVSKAVEANNFDSVDDWVKALLEEEKVALVPGSGFGSEQNVRLSYATSLDQLEEASKRIRRFVEKHQS, encoded by the coding sequence ATGGAATTAGCTAAACGAGTACAAACATTAACACCGTCCAGCACACTTGCAATCACTGCTATGGCAAATGCTTTAAAGGCGGAAGGTCATGATGTCATTGGTCTTGGTGCTGGAGAACCTGATTTTAATACACCTGAAAACATTTTAGAAGCGGCTCAAAAAGCTATGTATGATGGACATACCAAATATACTCCATCAGGTGGAATACCAGCTCTTAAAGAAGCAATCATCAAAAAGTATAAAGTGGATCATCAGCTTACATACGAAACCAATCAAGTAATTGTTACCACTGGAGCTAAGCATGCCCTTTATACCCTTTTCCAAGCATTATTAGATCCCGGTGAAGAGGTTATTGTTCCTGCTCCATACTGGGTCAGTTACCCTGAACAAATAAAATTAGCAGAGGGAACTCCTGTTGTAGTTAAGGCGTTAGAAGAAAATGATTTCAAATTAACACCTGAGCAAGTGGAAGAAGCGATTACCGATCGTACAAAAGCAATTATTATTAACTCTCCTTCCAATCCAACAGGTATGCTTTATTCAAAAGATGAATTAGAGAAAATAGGAGAGGTTTGTAAGCGGCATAACGTTTTCATTATTTCAGACGAAATTTATGAAAAATTAATCTATGGTGAAGGTACCCATGTCTCGATGGCCCAAGTCTCAGAGGAATTGAAAAATCAAACGATTATTATTAATGGTGTTTCTAAATCCCATGCTATGACTGGATGGCGAATTGGTTATGCATTAGGAGACGAGAAATTGATTAAAGCCATGACAAATTTAGCATCACATTCAACCTCTAATCCAACAACCATTGCACAATATGCTGCATTAGAAGCCTATACATCTCCACAAGAAAAAGTTGAAGAAATGAAAACTGCATTTAGTCATAGACTTGAAAAACTTTATGATTGGATTACAGATATTCCAGGGGTGGAATGTGTAAAACCTAAAGGGGCATTTTACTTATTCCCAAATGTGAGTAAGGCAGTAGAAGCAAATAACTTCGACTCTGTAGATGATTGGGTGAAAGCACTCTTAGAAGAAGAAAAAGTTGCACTTGTTCCTGGTTCTGGATTTGGATCAGAACAAAACGTGCGTTTATCCTATGCAACATCATTGGATCAATTAGAAGAAGCTTCAAAACGTATTCGACGTTTTGTAGAAAAGCATCAATCTTAA